The following DNA comes from Bos indicus x Bos taurus breed Angus x Brahman F1 hybrid chromosome 5, Bos_hybrid_MaternalHap_v2.0, whole genome shotgun sequence.
ATCCTGAATTCACTGGTCCACCGGACGACTGAGCTCGCCTGGGACAAGGACACGagcccacacccctccccctgcGGCGCACGCTGTACTGACAAGCTTAACATGGAGCCAGCTGGCAAGAGAGAGCCATCAGGAGGGTCCAGTAAGGGTGGATTTGGAGTGGAGAGGCAATACATTGAAAACTGGCCCGGGCAAAGAATGGTCATGAATCGGGAGTTCTTTACACTACTCTTGAACACTTCTATATGTTTGAAATTACTcctaaatttaaaaactatactAGGAGAATGTCATTCGCTGAAATTGGTCAAAATAAGACGTTGGGGAGGATgctttcttgatttaaaaaattgcacTGGACTCTAGAAGAGAATTTGATTTTGGTCTTTGGTTCTTCTGagctttaaaagatttttatttcttttaatttttatatatcttctCTGTGCTAGGTCTTTATTATAGCATTCAAGCTTCTCTAGTTGAAGCTCgagggctctctctagttgcagcatgctggTTTAGTCACCTTGTgggatatgggatcttagttccccaagcagggatcaaacctgagtcccctgcattggcaggtggattctcaaccactggacccacagggaagtccctgttttaatttttctaaaagaagGTTAGGAAGTAATGGAAGGAACCAAACTTGGGTCACCCACCTGCATGCAATAGGCAATGTACAGACACCAAGGAAAGTTCAGCACGTATTGTAGGGCTccaagcaaggagtccaggaAGCTAGTGCTCAAAGACCCCGACTCTTCAatggctttcagggaaaggtttttaaagacagggtGAGGGAGGGGGATTGTGGGGTGCATGACCAGCTTATGGACAGTCTTCTGATTGGCAGGTGGTGAGGTAATCAACTGTCAACATCATCAACCATCTGGTTCCAATCAGCCTGGGATCTATACACTTGTGGACTTGCGGGCAGCAAACAGTTAACTTCCTCCCCCTGGTGgggatttcagtatctgcaaaacaactcaggatGGGCTCAGAGTATTCTCTACAGCCCTGGAGGGAGAGCTAAAGGTTCTTGACTGTTTAGTGGGCTAGACTGTTAtcattttgtcttgcttgactgttttcctgtctttctgcattttctcacttctctaatttattctttggaactcaggaaaggcGTAGGAGGCTAAAGGTTTTCTACAgacaagaggcaggcagaggacccTGAGGAGAGGGGTAGGTATCCAAGGGGCATCTGGTATCTGATGGATGTGCTCTCACTGGGTCATGTAACTGCACCTTCCTCATCTTACAGAGAATGCCTCAGAACTGAGAGGTGTCTCAGAACTCCTGACTGTGATGGAGGGCCGTGTGCCACCTCCAGGGCACCCATGAAGAACCCCACTCAAtccagaaggaagaggaggacagtgggggtggggggtggggcttgCCCTAAGGAACAGGAGGAGTTGATGGGCTTCTCTTGGCAAAGAGGACAAAGATGTAACCAGTGGGGAGATAAAATGACGGGAAGGCATTTGTTCACCAGAATTCCAGGTGATGTAGACGAGCATGTTTCTGGGACGTAGGCCTGATAGGgaagtgtgtgtgtagggggtgcTGCCTGCTGAAGGCATTTCAGGGAAGAAGATGGCACAGAAGCTGCTTGGGctatgaggaaggaaggaaggatggagaaaggggcggggcgggggggtggagAGGAAAATCTTTCCAGAAGCTTCTGCCCCagtggaggaaccagagaacctctcccttccccagcctccaCCCCCATCCTCTCTGCATGCTGACTCAGAGCGCTAGTAAGGATTCAAGCTTATGTCAAGGTGTTTTCTCCCAGATTGCACTGAGCTGGATGCTGCATATCTGCACCCAGATGGAGTCCTGGATTTTATTCAGGCGATGCTTATTTCGTGGCTCAACAACCCAAAACTCAGAAATGTGACCAGACCAATAAGCCTCAGAGGTGAATCTCCAGTCTCCATTGtctgattctttcttttctttcattccgAACTttccacaaaacaaacaaaacccctagTTTTGTGAATACCGTATTTTATGCAGGTATTACTATTGATAATATTTATTCAGAACTTGAACAGTGCTCATGCACACTTACAGAACAATATTAAATGGGGTGAAAGCTGTTTATTTACTGTTAGGCtcatgaaaaaattataaaaagggaaTGACAGCAACAAAAGCAGGAACCACAGCCTGGGAGACAACTATTTAAAACCCCTGGATCATAAGAGCGTCCCCATAGCCCAACTTAGCAACCAGCGCCAGCACAGGCACTGAACCAGGCCTGGTCAATCAGAGTGGGTCTCTAGACTTTGCCCCGCCCCTTTCCACGTGGGAGCCCCCAGCCAGCAGCAGGCACACCTGCCGGTGATGAGGCCACGGGTGGCTGAACCTGACGGAAGTCTTTCTGAGAAATGGAAAGACAGATGCCTGATGACATCATTTTAATCCCCTGggtccacacacacacctgaagcTCACTGTTCCCTTAAGGTTTTAAAGTACATGAGccaataaattcttttcttttgtataaGTCTGTTTAAATTGGTTTTGGCCACTTAACAGTGATGACTAATATATATCTAATTAAAAGGTTATAGGTACAGTCAAAAGAACAGTTTGTAacacacaacaacaaaaatgtctatAAAAACGCAGGGAAACATGGAATGGTAGAAAATTTTCCTAAGTGAAAACAGCAAAATGGAAGGTTATAGCTCTGCAGACAAATGAGGGAattgagaatgaaaaagaaagaaaactcagtgGGTTACAGGAAAAATCTATTTTACAATGCAACCTTGAAGAAGGGTCTCCAGCAGGCAGTAACGCCCAAAGCAAGAAAAGCACAGGAagaaaattctccagcaaaaTAACTAGCAGTTGTCAGCCTTGACTGGGGCACTATTTTCTTCCCTTActttcctgaattttaaaaagttgtgctGAACGTCCATGCATGACTTCTAAAATAGCAGctgaaacacagaaaagaaaaaaaaaaaagatgtaagatGGGTGAACTGGGAAGTGAGAAGAGTTCTTACAGGTTCCGAGGCCCTGAGGAGCTCCAAGAATTTGCGCTTGGTGAGGAGGACAGAGGGGCCCCTTCCTAATGCAAATCTGGTTGAGCAGGTTCCAGTGACATCCTTTTTTTGTGCAAACCTCCAGGAACTTCTCTGGCAATTACTGCCCaggcgggggaggggaaggacagagaagggcAACCCGACCTGAGTTGATACACAGAGAGAACACAACATACCCTCCATCTCAGAAGCCCTTGTGTCTGATGTCAGCACTTAACCTAGAGCCTGGCGTCAACAATTCAAGAGAGTAAGTGTGAGGGGAGGAGACGCTGGAGTCCAGGGAGTGAGTTACACGCAGGATAGAAGAGTGGGGACCGACTGACTCCCACTATCAGACAGTGTGACACTCACCAGCTGCCAGTACCCTGGGGACCCTTGTGGGCCTGCCAGCCGTTAAGTCTCCAGGCATTGCTTCTGCCaaccctgcccaccccctccctggTCCCCTTTGATTCCACTCAGAGACCCCAGGTTCAATTGCCTTCATCTTCCCCTGTCACCTGAGATCCAGCTTCCCCACGCGTGGCTGGTGGCAGAGGCACAGTCCCCATGGTTCCTTCCGAAGAGGAGCTCATAGGCTTTTTTTCTTGCAAGAgtttctgaaaacacacacacacacacacacacacaaaaacaccaaGTAGAGTGAAGCTACCGGGGCAGCTCAGGTTGGAGATCCAGGCCCAGGCTCCCAGGTCAGGCTTCCCGGCTGTCATTCTGACTCCCTCCACATTGCTGCAAGCATTTGGCAAGTTATATAAGCTCCTTATGAACACCGCAGTCTGGGAGGTTAAAcagaagaaatgtattttctcatagtCGTGGAGGCTGCAAGCCTACATTCAGGTGCTGGTCGGTTGGGCTCCTGGTGAGGACGCCTCCTGGCTTGTAGACATGGCCTTTCCTCACATGGCCGTTCCTCTGTGCCGCTGTAGGCAGAGAAGGAGAGCGCCCCCTGTGTTCCCgcctcctcttataaggacaccagtccccGAGGATTACAGCCCCAGTCCTACAACCTCATTCAACCCCAGCCACCGCTACCCCCACCGCAGACCCCAGCGACAAAACGTCACCTTTGGGCTTAGCACTTCTATGTATAAAGGGGGATACATTTCAATCCCCAACGCTCCCCGGGACTCAGTGTCCTCTTCTGTACCGCTGGGAAGACCCTCTTCCCAGTACATTGGAAGTCAAGAAGCACTGATGGATGTTATGTAGCAACTTGGATGGGACGGGAATTTGGGGAAGAGtgggtacatgtgtatgtacggctgaggccctttgctgtccacctgaaaccgtCACAtagttaattggctatactccaatacaaaataaaaagctgtttttctaaatgaagaaaagttaaaaaacgAAGAAGCATTGATGGGAAAACAGAAGGCATGACAGGTCTGTCCAGAATAGTGTCAAGACGCATTTGATGCCGTTTGGGCCTCCAGACGCCCCGCATCCTCGGGAATAGGCAGGCACACTGTACACACACTGGCTTCCTCATCACCCCTCCCATAGGCCCCAGTGCCCATAAACCCAGTTAAAGCTTTCCCCCAGCTCTGCGCCACCCACGAGGGGCCACAcagcctcatcctctgctgcaggCTCTCGTAGCGCTGGGTGAGTTGTGTCAGCTGCCTTTCCAGCTCCCGAGCCTGGGCCCTTAGCTCTTCCGCAAGCTCTGTTCTGGCTCCCTCCTTCAGCTGCTTCCAGTCCTTGAGGAGGGAGGCCAAGTCCACGCTGAGGGAAAAGCCAGCCATTGCACTGCCCAGCAAGCGAGCCTTGGTTTTCATCACCAGTGTGGTACCTCCAAAGGCCCTTTGCACCTGACTGCTCCTTCGGGCTGAGACCTGGCCAGTGGTCAGGAGGTGCTTGGTAGCAGTGGCCAGGCGTGGGTCTGCCTTGGTGATCTGAAAGGCACGGATGCTCTTCTGAACACCCTCGATGGTGCTTCTACAATTCTGAATCACCTTTCCAGCGGCCATGATGTAGTCCACCCCGGTTCGCCTGACTTTTCCGCCATGGGAGGGCATTAGGCTACCGACCTGAGCTTGGGCTTCTTGACTGTGAAAACGTTCCAAAACATTGGTCAAGATACTGGTGACCTCTCCTGCTGTCCCCAAAACTCTACCTGCAGTGGAGAGCGCCAGGCTTCCCCCTGCTCTCGCTGGAGCAAGGACTAAGCCCAGGATGCTCATGGCTCCGGAGACCACGGTGATGGAATTGGCCACCACGCTGGTCTTGGTGAGAGTTTTGTGTGTTGTGTCAATGTGGTCTGCAAGGGCATGGAGCTTCTGGATGTCCATGTCCAGCTCCCCTTTCAAGTTgggaaactcttccaaaaatattctttcttcagCTGACAGGTCACTGTCTTGCGGCTTCACATCGTCACATGGAAGAATGTCACCCACGTCCCTGTGGATGAGTGAAATAAAGATTTCCAGTCCCCCAGATGGAAAAGCCAAATTTGCAGCCAACCCCCCGTGGTTTCTGGATCTTCTTGCCACTCCAAACTTTACATTCTCCTTGCATCTTCCTAGCATCTCTGTTACCTCTAACCCAACTATTAATAAGAAAAGTCCCAGAGCATCGTTAGGagctgctaatttgcttcagagAAGAAACATATAAGAGGGGCCTCTGGAGGGAAATGAGAGAAATGGAGCCTTGGCCAAAGAGATGGAGGAAACGGATTAGTGCCAAGGGACTTTTTCAACCTTGTTCAAAGAGGCTAGAAATGTAACTGAGGTGGGGCAGCGGGAGATGCTAAGATCCGAGCCACGATCAGGAGCCTGGGACTAACTGGGGGCAGGGAAAGGTCTGAGGAAAGTAGGAGGAAGGGAGACCAGGTGCTGGGCGGGAGGTTGGGAGCCCTGTACACGGAGGGGTGAGTCAGCGGGAAGGGACACAGTACTGTACAGCGCACCCTTCACTTTGATGACCTTGAACTCGGTTACTGCGCAGTGCCTTTGTTTCTCTCAGGAGTCTCACACTGAGAGGGCTGAGATAAATGATCGCTAATGTTCTGACTGTTCTCCTTGGCACTTGGCTAGCTTTCCTCCCTCTCTTAAGCAGATTCTTCACGGAAGAAGTCAGGGACAAGAggaccccttcccctcccccacccgctCCGTGTCCTTAGGCAGTACCGAGGGATCTTCACCGGCTCGGCTGAGTGTGGCCTCCATGGGAGAGCAGTCTGGGGGGTGAGGAAGAAAGCCTGCTCCCTCAAGTGCTTTCCTCAAGCTCAGGGCCCTGGGTGCGACTTCTTCAGGGCGAGCTGAGCAGGCCAGGTGAGGCCCACAGGAGGATATCAGAGCCGGAAGGAGCCCTGGGGAAGATCTAcgcttcctccttttcttttctgtggtgGAAGCAGAAGCCCAGATggaacgtgaaagtgttagtcactgagttgtgtccagctccttggcatcctgtggactgcagcccaccaggctcctctgtccatgggattctccaggcaagaatactagagtgggttgccatggacagaggagcctagtgggctacagtctataaggttgcagagtcggacacgactgaatgactgagtatgcatgcattcTATGTTAGGCAGCAATGCCTCCTGACACAGAGAGAACTAAAATCTAATACTGTTACACATATGTAGCTCACCTAATTCCCTCAGGAGACATTGGCTGATGGCCTGTGTGGGGCTGGCGATGCTATGTCTGCTGATGAACGCACGCTGGAGCTTAAATTCATGAATGAGGCAATGTTAAAGGGCTTTTTTGGTGATACATTAACCTCACAGAGGTGAGGTCCAAGGGGGCAATTTCTGCCCTCGGAGTCCTGTTGCCCAGGGTCAGGTACCTAACAAGAACTTGACTTGTGCTCCAAAATAGTGTAAAACGTGGAATAGTTTTCTCCCAGGGACATATCTGCACATACATAATGGAGACCAGTGAGAAGGCAGGCCTCATTTATGGCTGTTCTCTTGGAACCCATTTGTCACATGTCGTGAGAATGCCTAAGCATTTCTGTAGAAGTCGCCCTTTTCCCAGGGACACAGGGCTCTGGATTACCTTTGCAAACTGACACCAGTCTTGCAGGCTTTCCCTGCCTACCTGTCCAGCAGGTTCTGTGGCACCAAATCCATGCTCATTTTGTCCATGGGAGAATGAGAGCTGTTACCACGACTCAAAGGATTTTCTGGgtgaagacacagaaaacaagTTTACTGCACCGTCCATGAAATTGTATGAAATTCAAGtgtggggacttccttggcagtcctgtggttaaggTTCcgtccacgcttccaatgcagggcacaaaggttcaatccctggtcggggaacaaagatcccacctgctatgGGTTGTGgacaaaaagatttttaaaacttcaaaaaagaaaCTCAAGTGGGAGGGATTTTAGATGATGCAAAATCCAAATAATAATGACATACAGgactaaatatttgaaaactgttGTTTTTACATTATATGTTGAGGTGAGCTTAGATaggataaatacataaaacaaagtcCTCAGATTGATAAATTTTGATGTCACACATCCGAGTCATCACCACCCAGATCGAGATAAAGGACAGAAGGTTTCCTTAACCCCAACCCAGTCAACATGCACCCCACCACACGGGTGATCACTACTCTGATTTCTATAACCTTTAATTTGTGTGCCTGGTCTTGAATTTCACGTCAATGGCGTCGGTTGTTTGGTTTCTTTCGCCCAACACAATGTGAAATTCTTTCATGTTGTCATGGTTTTAAAAACATTCAGTAGCTTGAAAaaatgagagggcttccctgatggctcagtggtaaagaacctgcctgccaatgcggtaaacactagttcaatccctgatcgaggaagatcccacctgctggggagcaactaaggcctgtgccacaactactgagcctaagcTCTAGAGCCTGGTgactgcgactactgaagcccgcacgccctagagtctgtgctcggcaacaagagaagtcaccgcagtgagaagcccccatTAGCTGCAGCTAGAGATAAGCtctcgcagcaatgaagacccagcacagccccaaataaataatGCTAGAAATACACTACAAAGCAAATGTCAAGCACTTGGGAAGTGGAGGAGCCCCATGTGATTCCAGTCAGTCTCGAGCAGTGGATCTCCATCAGGGATGAGCTTTCTCCCCGGGGGATAGTGATGATGCCCATAGACATTCAGCGGTGGGCGTCAGGGGACACTGCTCCTGGCGCCTAGTGAGTAGAGGTtggagatgctgctaaacaccctaCCGTGCACAGGATGGCCCCCACAGCAAAGAACAGTCCTGTCCAAACTGTCagtggtgctgaggctgagaaaccctggagGAGCCCCAGTCTTTACCAGCAGCTCCTGAAAGCTCCCCCATTTTCCCTATTATTCCTACTAAATGAAGAGCTAAAGTGACAGCAGGGAGCCCTGTGGTCCTACCAGGTCCCATCCTCTCACTACTGACCTTCTCTCGGGAGATGTCAGAGGATGTTACGTTGGGAGAGGGATGGAAATGATGGGCGAGGATTAGAGAAGTCATTTTCATATGAGAGCTGATATGTATGAGACTTTCTTTGTTGTTTGGGGAGCCTTCAGCTCTGCCTTATTCTGTCCCTTCCCCTCAAACCAACTCCCT
Coding sequences within:
- the LOC113892671 gene encoding apolipoprotein L6-like, producing MLGRCKENVKFGVARRSRNHGGLAANLAFPSGGLEIFISLIHRDVGDILPCDDVKPQDSDLSAEERIFLEEFPNLKGELDMDIQKLHALADHIDTTHKTLTKTSVVANSITVVSGAMSILGLVLAPARAGGSLALSTAGRVLGTAGEVTSILTNVLERFHSQEAQAQVGSLMPSHGGKVRRTGVDYIMAAGKVIQNCRSTIEGVQKSIRAFQITKADPRLATATKHLLTTGQVSARRSSQVQRAFGGTTLVMKTKARLLGSAMAGFSLSVDLASLLKDWKQLKEGARTELAEELRAQARELERQLTQLTQRYESLQQRMRLCGPSWVAQSWGKALTGFMGTGAYGRGDEEASVCTVCLPIPEDAGRLEAQTASNAS